One part of the Streptococcus sp. oral taxon 431 genome encodes these proteins:
- a CDS encoding DUF1836 domain-containing protein, with protein MKTTFSYPEWDEIPNIDLYLDQVLLYVNKVCSPISLAKEKGLTASMVNNYVKHGYISKPEKKKYQRKQIARLIAITTLKSVFSIQEIAQTLNTLHTETNSQELYNAFVDYMNEDIDPANPIIQASCQTVKLYHQTLALVYTENEEEETNEY; from the coding sequence ATGAAAACTACTTTTTCCTACCCAGAATGGGACGAAATTCCAAACATTGATCTCTATTTGGATCAGGTCCTACTTTATGTGAATAAAGTTTGTTCCCCTATTTCTCTTGCTAAAGAGAAAGGTTTAACTGCATCAATGGTGAACAACTATGTGAAGCATGGCTATATCAGTAAACCTGAAAAGAAAAAATACCAACGCAAACAAATTGCCCGATTGATTGCTATCACAACACTCAAGTCTGTTTTTTCAATCCAGGAAATTGCTCAAACCCTAAACACCCTACACACAGAGACTAACTCACAAGAACTTTACAATGCTTTTGTGGACTATATGAATGAAGACATTGATCCAGCTAATCCAATCATTCAAGCAAGCTGTCAAACGGTCAAACTTTATCATCAAACACTAGCACTAGTCTATACAGAAAATGAAGAGGAGGAAACAAATGAATACTAG
- a CDS encoding methylated-DNA--[protein]-cysteine S-methyltransferase, with protein sequence MLYGSPIGIISLVADDHYLYGIWVEAQSYFERGLSVGNLVEVESHPILNQIASYLDAYFKGQNQDLSQLPLAPVGSDFEKRVWNYLRGIPFGQTVTYGQIAKDLQVASAQAIGGAVGRNPWSILVPCHRVLGAGGRLTGYAWGLDKKAWLLNHEGASYQENKK encoded by the coding sequence ATGCTGTACGGTTCTCCAATTGGCATCATATCTCTGGTAGCTGATGATCACTATCTGTATGGGATATGGGTTGAAGCACAGAGTTATTTTGAGAGAGGCTTGTCGGTAGGTAATCTAGTTGAGGTGGAAAGTCATCCCATTTTAAACCAGATTGCTAGCTATTTAGATGCTTATTTTAAAGGACAAAATCAGGACTTGTCTCAGTTACCTTTAGCTCCTGTCGGTAGTGACTTTGAAAAAAGAGTCTGGAACTACTTGAGGGGAATTCCTTTCGGTCAGACTGTTACTTATGGACAAATAGCTAAGGACTTGCAAGTAGCTTCTGCCCAAGCAATCGGAGGAGCAGTAGGGCGCAATCCCTGGTCTATTCTTGTCCCCTGTCACCGTGTGCTAGGTGCTGGAGGACGTCTGACAGGCTATGCTTGGGGACTTGATAAGAAGGCTTGGCTCTTGAATCATGAAGGTGCAAGTTATCAAGAAAATAAAAAATAG
- the trxB gene encoding thioredoxin-disulfide reductase, protein MYDTIIIGAGPAGMTAALYAARSNLKVALIEGGLPGGQMNNTSDIENYPGYANISGPELAEKMFEPLENLGVEHLYGFVENVEDHGEFKKVVTDDQVYETRTVIVATGSKHRLLGVPGEEELNSRGVSYCAVCDGAFFRDQDLLVVGGGDSAVEEAIFLTRFAKSVTIVHRRDELRAQKVLQDRAFANEKINFIWDSVVKEIKGENRVESVVIENVKTGQVTEQAFGGVFIYVGLDPVSDFVQELQIRDQAGWIVTDDHMKTSVTGVFAVGDVRQKDLRQVTTAVGDGAIAGQEAYKYITEHY, encoded by the coding sequence ATGTACGATACGATTATTATCGGTGCAGGGCCTGCTGGGATGACTGCAGCCTTGTACGCAGCACGTAGCAATTTGAAAGTTGCTTTGATTGAAGGTGGACTTCCTGGTGGTCAGATGAATAATACTTCTGACATTGAAAACTATCCAGGTTATGCTAATATCAGTGGTCCTGAATTAGCTGAAAAGATGTTTGAACCTCTTGAAAATCTAGGTGTTGAGCATCTCTATGGTTTCGTTGAAAATGTTGAGGATCATGGCGAATTCAAAAAAGTCGTAACAGACGACCAAGTTTATGAAACTCGCACAGTTATCGTAGCGACTGGTTCTAAGCACCGTCTCTTGGGGGTTCCAGGAGAAGAAGAACTCAATAGTCGTGGAGTTTCTTACTGTGCAGTTTGTGATGGAGCCTTTTTCCGCGACCAGGATTTGTTGGTCGTAGGTGGAGGTGACTCCGCAGTTGAAGAGGCTATCTTCTTAACACGGTTTGCAAAATCTGTTACCATTGTTCACCGTCGAGATGAACTACGTGCCCAAAAGGTCTTGCAAGATCGTGCCTTTGCCAATGAAAAAATCAACTTCATTTGGGATTCTGTCGTTAAAGAAATCAAGGGTGAAAACCGTGTGGAATCGGTTGTGATTGAAAATGTTAAAACAGGTCAGGTGACAGAACAAGCTTTTGGTGGTGTCTTCATCTATGTTGGTTTAGACCCTGTTAGTGACTTTGTCCAAGAGTTGCAGATTCGCGACCAGGCAGGTTGGATTGTGACAGATGATCACATGAAGACAAGTGTTACAGGTGTCTTTGCGGTTGGGGATGTTCGTCAAAAAGACCTTCGCCAAGTTACAACAGCTGTTGGAGATGGCGCTATTGCAGGTCAAGAGGCCTACAAATATATTACCGAACATTATTAA
- a CDS encoding Spx/MgsR family RNA polymerase-binding regulatory protein — protein sequence MLEFIEYPKCTTCKKAKKELDQLGLEYKDVHIVEETPSEEVILNWLETSEFELKQFFNTSGIKYRELGLKDKVGTLSKKEAAKLLASDGMLLKRPILVENGAVKQIGYRKTYDNLDLK from the coding sequence ATGTTAGAATTTATCGAATATCCAAAATGTACAACTTGTAAAAAAGCCAAAAAAGAGTTAGATCAACTCGGATTAGAGTATAAAGATGTTCATATTGTAGAAGAAACTCCGAGTGAAGAAGTCATTTTAAATTGGCTTGAAACTTCAGAATTTGAGTTGAAGCAATTTTTCAATACTAGTGGTATTAAATACCGTGAACTGGGTTTAAAAGACAAGGTTGGAACTTTATCCAAAAAAGAAGCGGCCAAACTCTTGGCCAGTGATGGTATGTTATTAAAACGTCCTATATTAGTGGAGAATGGTGCTGTGAAGCAGATTGGTTATCGTAAAACCTACGACAACTTGGATTTGAAATAG
- a CDS encoding GNAT family N-acetyltransferase codes for MEIRLAFPNEVDAVMKVIEDARKTLAKAGSDQWQNGYPNADIIIDDIISGQAYVALEEGELLAYAAVTKSPEAAYEAIYEGAWQDGDSEYLVFHRIAVAADVQGQGVAQTFLEGLIEGFDYLDFRSDTHAKNKAMQHIFEKLGFKQVGKVPVDGERLAYQKLKSNA; via the coding sequence ATGGAAATTCGTTTAGCTTTTCCAAATGAAGTTGATGCAGTAATGAAAGTAATTGAAGATGCTAGAAAAACTCTAGCCAAAGCTGGTAGCGACCAATGGCAAAATGGTTATCCCAATGCTGATATTATCATCGATGATATCATCTCAGGTCAAGCCTATGTAGCCTTGGAAGAAGGGGAACTATTGGCTTATGCTGCAGTGACTAAGAGCCCAGAAGCAGCCTATGAAGCTATTTATGAAGGAGCTTGGCAAGATGGAGATTCAGAGTATCTGGTTTTTCATCGTATTGCTGTGGCAGCAGATGTTCAAGGTCAAGGGGTAGCGCAGACCTTCTTGGAAGGCTTGATTGAAGGCTTTGATTACCTAGATTTTCGTTCAGATACACATGCTAAAAACAAGGCCATGCAACATATCTTTGAAAAGCTTGGTTTTAAACAGGTCGGTAAAGTTCCAGTAGATGGAGAACGCTTGGCCTACCAAAAATTAAAATCAAATGCCTAA
- a CDS encoding amino acid ABC transporter permease: protein MNVTTILASDWYQNLMQYIPDGKLFSFRSVFDGIPRIVQQLPTTLMLTVFGAFFGIILALVFAIVKINRVRILYPLQAFFVSFLKGTPILVQLMLTYYGIPLALKALNQQWGTAFNINAIPAAAFAIVAFAFNEAAYASETIRAAILSVNPGEIEAARSLGMTRAQVYRRVIIPNAAVVATPTLINSLIGLTKGTSLAFSAGVVEVFAQAQILGGADYRYFERFISVALVYWVVNIAIENLGRFIEKKMAIEAPDNAKTDVKGDLR from the coding sequence ATGAATGTTACAACAATTTTAGCATCAGATTGGTACCAAAACTTGATGCAGTATATTCCAGACGGCAAACTGTTTAGTTTTCGTTCTGTCTTTGATGGGATTCCAAGAATTGTACAACAATTGCCAACAACATTGATGTTGACAGTATTTGGTGCTTTTTTTGGTATAATATTGGCCTTGGTTTTTGCTATTGTAAAAATTAATCGAGTTAGAATTCTTTATCCATTACAAGCATTCTTTGTTAGTTTCTTAAAAGGGACACCAATCCTAGTGCAGTTGATGTTGACTTACTATGGAATTCCTCTAGCATTAAAAGCGTTGAATCAACAATGGGGAACTGCTTTTAATATCAATGCGATTCCAGCTGCAGCTTTTGCCATTGTAGCTTTTGCTTTTAACGAAGCAGCTTACGCTAGTGAAACTATCCGTGCAGCTATTCTTTCTGTTAATCCTGGAGAGATTGAAGCCGCTCGTAGTCTTGGAATGACACGTGCACAAGTTTACCGTCGTGTGATTATTCCAAATGCAGCGGTAGTAGCGACTCCAACCTTGATTAACTCCCTAATCGGTTTGACTAAGGGGACTTCCCTAGCCTTTAGTGCGGGTGTTGTAGAAGTCTTCGCCCAAGCTCAGATTTTGGGTGGTGCCGACTATCGTTACTTCGAACGTTTCATCTCAGTTGCCCTTGTATACTGGGTGGTAAATATCGCTATTGAAAATCTTGGCCGCTTTATTGAGAAAAAAATGGCAATCGAAGCACCAGATAATGCGAAAACAGATGTGAAAGGAGACCTTCGCTAA
- a CDS encoding amino acid ABC transporter ATP-binding protein, whose amino-acid sequence MIKISNLSKSFSGQTVLDHLNLDIQKGEVVALIGSSGAGKSTFLRSLNYLETPDSGSIQIDDFKVDFSQITQDEILTLRRKLSMVFQQFNLFERRTALDNVKEGLVVVKKLSDQEATKIAKEELAKVGLSDRQQHYPRHLSGGQKQRVALARALAMKPAILLLDEPTSALDPELVGEVERSIANAAKSGQTMILVSHDMSFVSQVADKVLFLDKGKIIESGTPDEIINHPKEERTKEFFASYKRTYI is encoded by the coding sequence ATGATTAAGATTTCAAATTTAAGCAAATCCTTTTCTGGTCAAACCGTCTTGGATCATCTGAATTTAGATATTCAAAAAGGGGAAGTAGTAGCTTTGATTGGTTCCTCAGGAGCGGGGAAGTCAACCTTTCTTCGTAGCCTAAATTATTTGGAAACACCTGATAGTGGAAGTATTCAGATTGATGATTTCAAAGTTGACTTTTCTCAAATTACTCAAGATGAAATCTTGACTCTTCGTCGTAAGTTGTCCATGGTGTTCCAACAGTTCAATTTGTTTGAGCGTAGAACAGCCTTAGACAATGTCAAGGAAGGTTTGGTAGTTGTTAAAAAACTTTCCGACCAAGAAGCAACTAAGATTGCCAAAGAAGAGTTGGCTAAGGTTGGTCTTTCAGATCGTCAACAGCACTATCCTCGCCACTTATCAGGTGGACAAAAACAACGGGTAGCTTTGGCGCGTGCTTTAGCCATGAAGCCAGCAATCTTGCTCTTGGATGAACCTACTTCAGCCCTTGACCCAGAATTGGTTGGTGAGGTAGAAAGATCTATAGCTAATGCAGCTAAATCAGGTCAAACCATGATTTTAGTCAGTCACGATATGTCCTTTGTTTCCCAAGTAGCTGATAAGGTTTTGTTCTTGGATAAAGGAAAGATTATTGAGTCTGGAACACCAGATGAGATTATCAATCATCCTAAAGAAGAACGAACAAAAGAATTCTTTGCTAGTTACAAACGAACCTATATTTGA
- the pdxT gene encoding pyridoxal 5'-phosphate synthase glutaminase subunit PdxT codes for MKIGILALQGAFVEHEKVLAKLGVESVELRNLEDFQQHRSELSGLILPGGESTTMGKLLRDQQMLIPLREAILNGLPVFGTCAGLILLAKQITSQEESHLATMDIVVERNAYGRQLGSFYSEADCKGVGKIPMTFIRGPIISSVGEDVDVLAIVNDQIVAAQEKNMLVTSFHPELTNDLRLHQYFINMCK; via the coding sequence ATGAAAATTGGAATATTGGCCTTGCAAGGCGCCTTTGTAGAGCATGAGAAAGTCCTTGCAAAACTAGGAGTTGAAAGTGTTGAACTGCGAAATCTAGAAGACTTTCAGCAACATCGAAGTGAGCTATCAGGTTTGATTTTGCCAGGAGGTGAGTCAACGACCATGGGGAAACTGTTGCGAGATCAGCAGATGCTAATTCCTCTAAGAGAGGCTATTCTCAATGGTTTACCAGTCTTTGGAACTTGTGCGGGTTTAATTTTGCTAGCAAAACAAATCACTTCTCAGGAAGAGAGCCATCTAGCGACCATGGACATAGTAGTAGAGCGCAATGCCTATGGACGTCAGTTAGGAAGCTTTTATAGCGAAGCAGACTGCAAGGGCGTTGGTAAAATACCCATGACATTTATCCGTGGTCCAATTATCAGTAGTGTTGGTGAGGATGTTGATGTTTTAGCAATTGTGAACGATCAAATCGTTGCGGCACAAGAAAAAAATATGCTGGTAACGTCCTTTCATCCTGAATTGACAAATGATCTTCGCTTGCATCAATACTTTATCAATATGTGCAAATAA
- the trhA gene encoding PAQR family membrane homeostasis protein TrhA — translation MNTSFKLSKRLSFEEEIANSVTHAVGALIMLILLPISSTYSYEAHGFLSSIGVSIFVISLFLMFLSSTIYHSMAYGSTHKYVLRIIDHSMIYVAIAGSYTPVVLTLMNNWFGYLIIAIQWGTTIFGILYKIFAKKVNERFSLILYLIMGWLVVAILPAIISQTNPIFWTLMVSGGLCYTVGAGFYAKKKPYFHMIWHLFILAASALQYIAIVYYM, via the coding sequence ATGAATACTAGTTTTAAACTTAGCAAGCGCCTTAGTTTTGAAGAAGAAATTGCCAACAGTGTCACCCATGCTGTAGGGGCACTTATCATGCTGATTTTGCTCCCTATCTCATCGACTTATAGTTATGAAGCTCATGGATTTTTATCATCGATTGGGGTGTCGATTTTCGTTATTAGCCTCTTTCTCATGTTCCTTTCATCGACTATTTATCATTCTATGGCTTATGGTTCCACTCATAAGTATGTCTTGCGCATTATCGACCATTCCATGATTTATGTTGCGATTGCAGGTTCTTATACTCCTGTCGTTTTGACCTTGATGAATAACTGGTTTGGTTATCTGATTATCGCCATTCAGTGGGGAACAACTATTTTTGGTATTCTTTATAAAATCTTTGCGAAAAAAGTCAATGAAAGATTTAGTCTGATACTCTACCTCATCATGGGTTGGCTAGTTGTGGCTATCCTACCAGCAATTATCAGTCAAACAAATCCAATCTTTTGGACTCTTATGGTATCAGGTGGGCTTTGCTATACAGTTGGTGCTGGTTTTTATGCTAAGAAGAAACCTTACTTCCACATGATCTGGCATCTCTTCATTCTGGCAGCTTCAGCTCTCCAATACATTGCCATTGTTTATTACATGTAA
- the rlmB gene encoding 23S rRNA (guanosine(2251)-2'-O)-methyltransferase RlmB, with protein MKTNDIVYGVHAVTEALLANTGNKLYLQEDLRGKNVEKVKELATERKVSISWTSKKSLSEMTEGAVHQGFVLRVSEFAYTELEQILAKTRQEENPLLLILDGLTDPHNLGSILRTADATNVSGVIIPKHRAVGVTPVVAKTATGAIEHVPIARVTNLSQTLDKLKDEGFWTFGTDMNGTPCHKWNTKGKIALIIGNEGKGISSNIKKQVDEMITIPMNGHVQSLNASVAAAILMYEVFRNRL; from the coding sequence ATGAAAACAAACGATATTGTCTATGGCGTTCATGCCGTCACAGAAGCTCTTTTAGCAAATACTGGAAACAAACTCTACCTTCAGGAAGATTTACGAGGAAAGAATGTGGAAAAAGTTAAGGAATTGGCTACTGAAAGGAAAGTATCCATTTCTTGGACTTCCAAAAAATCACTTTCTGAGATGACTGAAGGAGCTGTTCACCAAGGTTTTGTCTTGCGCGTTTCTGAATTTGCCTACACTGAACTTGAGCAGATTCTTGCTAAGACACGCCAGGAAGAAAACCCACTACTACTAATCCTTGATGGTTTAACGGACCCACATAATCTTGGTTCTATCTTGAGAACAGCGGATGCAACCAATGTTTCAGGTGTCATTATTCCAAAACATCGAGCAGTTGGTGTAACACCCGTAGTTGCAAAAACAGCAACAGGTGCGATTGAACACGTTCCTATTGCTCGAGTCACTAATCTTAGCCAAACCTTAGACAAACTTAAGGATGAAGGTTTCTGGACATTTGGAACTGATATGAACGGAACTCCTTGCCACAAATGGAATACCAAAGGAAAGATTGCTCTCATCATCGGAAATGAAGGCAAAGGTATCTCTAGCAACATCAAAAAACAAGTGGACGAGATGATCACTATTCCAATGAATGGGCACGTACAGAGCCTCAATGCCAGCGTTGCTGCTGCCATTCTCATGTACGAAGTTTTTCGAAATCGACTCTAA
- a CDS encoding DUF4059 family protein — protein MLVQLFALYLESLVLTILLVLIILGLWIGLRALSGVDKTAKARQAHLYDMIMIGVLTIPVLSFATMSILLVLKA, from the coding sequence ATGCTAGTTCAGCTATTTGCTTTGTATTTAGAGAGTTTAGTGTTGACAATTCTACTGGTCTTGATTATTTTAGGACTCTGGATTGGACTTAGAGCTCTGTCTGGGGTTGACAAAACTGCTAAAGCACGTCAAGCCCATCTCTACGATATGATTATGATTGGAGTTTTAACAATTCCAGTATTGTCATTTGCAACCATGAGCATTTTGTTGGTTCTCAAGGCTTAA